One window of the Chryseobacterium shigense genome contains the following:
- a CDS encoding putative porin: MKYILIIIIFFGFVAKAQVVNKTDNKNPQKEEDTLVIDTGKKDSLKIFKPTINDYLYQTQFSEKKIFDTVMTAEKTNIFSQYNNKDNFGKAQVANIGAGFNPLIYEVNPEQNLSLLPANKSYMIIGADEVKYYDVKTPTAAFIYHTAMKNGAALNSTYTQNIGKRFNFALEYMGLRSQGFYRNSLASNNNTIFSGHYISKSGNYELFAHYLHQNVNNQESGGITEDDLFQNGDSNYKNRQNAQVNLASSSSQYSYRRYYLSHQFTPFNSEKFPFSIRHTLSHQGNKYFYNQGAVESYWYDNTSELINGFPLTTKKYSDNFSNTLSLVFNNERFKLDGGVRYQMLKFGVRDLITVNGTALPGELKENRIGAVGNLQVKLWDKFQLKSFLEFSNGSQFGSYLRTANNIKFEPIKDYFVNAKVNFQSAYPSFNYLLNTSVYNKYNYYLENAKNQTVTEIGGSVNLKWFKTEIFANYFRIDNYTYFNADGAPQQSNNSLNISQIGGDATFSFGKFHLNTRLHFQNALTNKDLLPMPGFIGRANFFFQSQAFKKAAEIQAGLKVYYFSKFASRDYFPILNEYTLPNAEAFSIGGQPIVDLYVNMKVKKMFFYVEGQQIGTFISNNKAYAFPHYPVYDFRLNIGIVWYLFN; this comes from the coding sequence ATGAAGTACATCCTTATTATAATCATCTTCTTCGGTTTTGTTGCAAAGGCCCAGGTTGTTAATAAAACAGATAATAAAAATCCGCAGAAAGAAGAAGATACCCTTGTCATAGATACCGGGAAAAAAGATTCTCTGAAAATTTTTAAACCTACTATTAATGATTACCTGTATCAGACTCAGTTCTCTGAAAAGAAAATTTTTGATACAGTGATGACCGCTGAGAAGACCAATATCTTTTCTCAGTATAACAATAAGGATAACTTTGGAAAAGCCCAGGTTGCCAATATAGGGGCAGGCTTCAATCCTTTGATTTATGAGGTAAATCCCGAGCAGAATTTGTCTTTACTTCCAGCCAATAAATCATATATGATCATTGGTGCTGATGAAGTAAAATATTATGATGTAAAAACACCTACAGCCGCATTCATTTATCATACGGCTATGAAAAATGGGGCAGCATTGAATTCTACCTACACGCAGAACATAGGAAAAAGATTCAACTTTGCCCTTGAATATATGGGGCTTCGTTCCCAGGGATTTTATAGAAACTCGCTGGCATCGAACAACAATACAATATTTTCAGGACATTATATTTCCAAAAGTGGAAATTATGAGTTATTTGCGCATTATCTTCATCAGAATGTAAACAATCAGGAAAGTGGTGGAATTACAGAAGATGATCTGTTCCAGAATGGAGACAGCAACTATAAGAACCGGCAAAATGCCCAGGTGAATCTGGCTTCATCAAGTTCTCAGTATTCCTACAGGAGATATTATCTCAGCCATCAGTTTACGCCATTCAATTCGGAAAAATTTCCTTTCAGTATAAGACACACCTTGTCCCATCAGGGAAACAAATATTTTTATAATCAGGGAGCAGTAGAATCTTATTGGTATGATAATACTTCGGAACTGATCAACGGCTTCCCCCTTACTACAAAAAAATATTCAGACAACTTCAGTAATACATTGAGTCTTGTTTTTAATAATGAAAGATTCAAGCTTGATGGAGGAGTAAGATATCAGATGCTGAAGTTTGGAGTAAGAGATCTTATTACAGTAAACGGAACAGCGCTTCCGGGTGAGCTTAAGGAAAACAGAATTGGAGCTGTAGGAAATCTTCAGGTAAAGCTTTGGGACAAATTCCAGCTGAAATCCTTTTTGGAGTTTTCCAATGGAAGCCAGTTCGGAAGCTACCTCAGAACAGCCAATAACATAAAGTTCGAACCTATAAAAGATTATTTTGTAAACGCAAAAGTAAACTTCCAGAGTGCCTATCCTTCATTCAATTACCTTTTGAACACTTCCGTTTACAATAAATACAATTATTATCTGGAAAATGCCAAAAACCAAACGGTAACAGAAATCGGGGGAAGTGTGAATCTGAAATGGTTCAAAACTGAAATCTTCGCCAATTATTTCAGAATAGATAATTATACTTATTTTAATGCTGACGGAGCGCCACAACAGAGCAATAATTCATTGAACATTTCCCAGATCGGGGGAGATGCTACCTTCAGTTTTGGGAAATTCCACCTTAATACGAGACTTCATTTCCAGAATGCATTAACGAACAAAGACCTTCTTCCAATGCCAGGTTTTATCGGAAGAGCCAATTTCTTCTTCCAGAGTCAGGCATTCAAAAAAGCGGCGGAAATCCAGGCAGGTTTGAAAGTCTATTATTTCTCAAAATTTGCATCAAGAGATTACTTCCCGATTCTGAACGAATATACTCTGCCTAATGCTGAGGCATTCTCCATCGGAGGGCAGCCTATTGTGGACCTTTATGTTAATATGAAGGTAAAAAAAATGTTCTTCTATGTAGAAGGCCAGCAGATAGGAACTTTTATTTCCAACAATAAAGCATATGCATTTCCACACTATCCGGTTTACGATTTTAGGTTAAATATTGGAATTGTGTGGTATTTGTTCAACTAA